The Brachyhypopomus gauderio isolate BG-103 chromosome 2, BGAUD_0.2, whole genome shotgun sequence genome contains a region encoding:
- the eea1 gene encoding early endosome antigen 1 isoform X3: MVFRGTEKRIRQSARTTEGQQSDGQAAADESELELKLHEAETEKFNIKQMKDLFEQKAAQLATEIVDIKSRYDEEKSVRELVENRVSNLQQELQREREEKEKLSTELLQRPGVEDVEVLKKELVQVQTLMDNMTREREQESERLKSQYEQLQANFTTSEIRKLEATISQLKTELQKGPQEAAVYTQQIHKLQEKSQLLSEKLAHREKENQEVEKRLAQEQTSRKSLQASLHQRELELQESQARGAAGASSLARAQAEVAERGEEAARLRQELAELEKIQQELKAERKQLQQKKEERESQGLQQQSEISQLHAKLLEAERQLGEVQGRLKEQRQLSGEKLKDREQQVAEGHLKLSRLEEQLKEATTRTTDLQQQLEKSKQQHQELQALQQSTNSKLREGQNDLEQVLRQIGDKDQKIQNLEALLQKSKASLSQLEAEREDLCAKIQAGEGEAALLSQLQEKNHALQEQITQLTDKLRNQSESHKQAQENLHEQLQEQKSQGRTAQDRCQTLEGTVADLTSQLTESKERVAQLDTQLKAKTEMLLSAEAANTTQRADLQNHLETAQNALQDKQQELSKVQAQLEEQVCKLQERQVQCVQLDASLKESRDKLLLAEQRTDTLETQAKKAEAELEGLRSAREQAQIASQTQQEQLGELNKKNTELSHLLDAEKQGAAALRVELQEKTSALVEVQTRLEETERGRASLQTSLDQAAEQSQALRTSLEQKLQSLGGELQKVRKQADLQAQELASGKESLRKTSSALEDSQKQLEKEKKRNSAALEEKEKSHQKALQEIQNNAQSTTKELSAARSRLEKMAEVEKGVQAQLVTLRAQLQQSQDMVQEREKSFQQLSEARASSDQEVKKLQGLLEELQSAQTKKTEELAKLHQQVAVLSEELSSQQKQRADLQKTCDGTQQSLAQLQSDYYGRESELSALRQDLKVCEEKLALTQEELLASTNQLSSQESLIQDLRKGSEALETEMSRRAETLRQQEEAMHTLQGQQELTQEELKKQLAQVENLKVVQGDLEKERSKLSSELKALTNKSSKELKELQAARQMLLQQKVELQGRVEAGQAAVEQEQREHQNTRDSITHIQQQHKTQTDKLLSQLAAEARSKEEVEKHGEEAQARLSVQVSALNENVATLKRELQGSQRRVGELEKQTDELRGEIAVLEATVQNNQDERRALLERCVKGEGEIEKLQTKVVELRRKLDDTTAAMQELGRENQSLQIKQSQSLTRKWAEDNEVQSCMGCGRGFSVTIRKHHCRHCGNIFCAECSCRNALTPSSKKPVRVCEACYEELQG, translated from the exons AGCTGGAACTGAAGCTGCACGAGGCAGAGACAGAAAAGTTCAACATCAAACAGATGAAAGACCTGTTTGAGCAGAAGGCTGCCCAGTTGGCCACTGAGATAGTAG ACATCAAGTCTCGCTACGATGAAgagaagagtgtgagagagctGGTGGAGAACAGAGTGTCCAACCTTCAGCAggagctgcagagagagagagaggagaaagaaaaacTGTCCACAGAACTG CTCCAGAGACCCGGCGTAGAGGACGTGGAGGTGTTGAAGAAGGAGCTGGTCCAGGTGCAGACGCTCATGGACAACATGACACGCGAGAGGGAGCAGGAGTCCGAACGGCTCAAGAGCCAGTACGAACAGCTGCAGGCGAACTTCACTACCTCGGAG ATTCGTAAATTGGAG GCGACCATCTCTCAGCTGAAGACAGAGCTGCAGAAGGGTCCTCAGGAGGCTGCAGTGTACACCCAACAGATACACAAGCTCCAGGAAAAGAGCcag CTGCTCTCTGAGAAGCTGGCCCACAGGGAGAAGGAGAACCAGGAGGTGGAGAAGCGTTTGGCCCAGGAGCAGACCTCCAGAAAGAGCCTGCAGGCCAGCCTGCACCAGCGGGAGCTGGAGCTCCAGGAGAGCCAGGCGCGGGGGGCGGCAGGGGCGTCCTCGCTGGCCCGTGCCCAGGCCGAGGTGGCGGAGCGCGGGGAGGAGGCGGCCCGGCTCCGGCAGGAGCTGGCGGAGCTGGAGAAGATCCAGCAGGAGCTGAAGGCGGAACGCAAGCAGCTGCAGCAGAAGAAGGAGGAGCGTGAGAGTCAGGGCCTGCAGCAGCAGAGCGAGATCAGTCAG CTACACGCGAAGCTGCTGGAGGCGGAGCGGCAGTTGGGGGAGGTGCAGGGGCGGCTGAAGGAGCAGAGGCAGCTGTCCGGAGAAAAGCTGAAGGATCGGGAGCAGCAGGTGGCTGAAGGGCACCTCAAACTCTCCCGCTTGGAGGAGCAG CTGAAGGAGGCAACCACCAGGACCACAGATCTTCAGCAGCAACTGGAGAAGTCCAAACAGCAGCACCAAGAACTGCAGGCCCTCCAGCAGAGCACCAACAGCAAGCTCCGAGAAGGCCAG AATGACTTGGAACAAGTCCTGCGTCAGATTGGTGACAAAGACCAGAAGATCCAGAACCTGGAAGCCCTGCTGCAGAAGAGCAAGGCCTCCTTGAGCCAGCTGGAGGCGGAGCGAGAAGACCTGTGCGCCAAGATCCAGGCGGGAGAAGGAGAGGCTGCCCTGCTCAGCCAGCTACAGGAGAAGAACCACGCGCTGCAGgagcag ATAACCCAGCTGACAGACAAGCTGAGGAACCAGTCAGAGAGCCATAAGCAAGCCCAGGAGAACCTGCATGAGCAGCTGCAGGAGCAGAAGAGCCAGGGGCGCACGGCACAGGACCGCTGCCAGACACTAGAGGGCACCGTGGCCGACCTCACAAGCCAGCTCACAGAGAGCAAGGAAAGGGTGGCACAGCTTGACacccag CTGAAAGCTAAGACGGAAATGCTGCTGTCAGCTGAAGCTGCCAACACTACCCAGCGAGCAGACCTCCAGAACCACCTCGAAACTGCCCAGAATGCACTGCAGGACAAGCAACAG gagttgAGTAAGGTGCAGGCCCAgctggaggagcaggtgtgtaagCTGCAGGAGCGGCAGGTTCAGTGTGTTCAGCTGGACGCCAGTCTGAAGGAGAGCAGAGACAAACTACTGCTGGCAGAGCAGAGAACTGACACGCTGGAGACACAGGCcaag aaagcaGAGGCGGAGTTAGAGGGACTGCGCTCTGCACGAGAACAGGCACAGATTGCAAGTCAAACGCAGCAGGAGCAGCTGGGTGAGCTGAACAAGAAGAACACGGAGCTCAGCCACCTGCTGGACGCCGAGAAACAGGG GGCAGCAGCGCTGCGAGTGGAGCTGCAGGAGAAGACCTCTGCACTGGTGGAGGTGCAGACACGACTGGAGGAGACAGAGCGGGGACGGGCCTCCCTGCAGACCAGCTTGGACCAGGCAGCTGAGCAGAGCCAGGCACTACGGACCAGCCTGGAGCAGAAACTGCAGAGCCTGGGCGGAGAGCTACAGAAAGTCCGGAAGCAGGCAGACCTGCAGGCTCAGGAGCTGGCCTCGGGGAAGGAGAGTCTGAGGAAGACCTCCTCAGCCCTGGAGGACAGCCAGAAGCagctggagaaggagaagaagaggaaCAGTGCAGCcctggaggagaag GAGAAATCTCACCAGAAGGCCCTGCAGGAGATTCAGAACAACGCACAGTCCACGACCAAAGAGCTGAGTGCAGCCAGGTCTCGTCTGGAGAAGATGGCAGAG GTGGAGAAGGGTGTGCAGGCCCAGCTGGTGACTCTACGTGCACAGCTGCAGCAATCTCAGGATATGGTGCAGGAGCGAGAGAAGAGCTTCCAGCAGCTGTCGGAGGCCCGGGCCTCCTCTGACCAGGAGGTGAAGAAGCTGCAGGGTCTCCTGGAGGAGCTGCAGAGTGCCCAGACCAAGAAG ACAGAGGAGCTGGCGAAGCtccaccagcaggtggcagtgctCTCTGAAGAGCTGAGCTCACAGCAGAAGCAGCGTGCAGATTTGCAGAAGACATGTGACGGCACCCAGCAGAGCCTGGCCCAGCTGCAGTCCGACTACTACGGCAGGGAGTCGGAGCTGTCCGCCCTGCGCCAGGACCTGAAG gtgtgtgaggagaagttGGCCCTGACTCAGGAGGAACTTCTGGCCAGCACTAACCAGCTGAGCAGCCAAGAGTCCCTGATCCAGGACCTGAGGAAGGGCAGCGAGGCCCTGGAGACGGAGATGAGCAGGAGGGCGGAGACACTGAGACAGCAGGAGGAGGCCATGCACACGCTACAGGGACAGCAG gagcTGACCCAGGAAGAGCTGAAGAAGCAGCTTGCTCAGGTGGAGAACCTGAAGGTAGTGCAGGGTGATCTGGAGAAGGAGCGATCCAAGCTGAGCTCCGAGCTCAAAGCTCTGACTAACAAGAGCAGCAAG gagctgAAGGAGCTCCAGGCGGCGAGACAGATGTTGCTGCAGCAGAAGGTGGAGCTGCAGGGACGGGTGGAGGCGGGACAGGCTGCTGTGGAGCAGGAACAGAGGGAACACCAGAACACCCGGGactccatcacacacatacagcagcagcacaaaacCCAGACGGACAAGCTGCTTAGTCAACTG GCGGCGGAGGCGAGGTctaaggaggaggtggagaagcaTGGGGAGGAGGCGCAGGCTCGTCTCTCCGTGCAGGTGTCTGCGCTGAACGAGAACGTAGCCACCCTGAAGAGGGAGTTGCAGGGCAGCCAGCGGCGCGTGGGCGAGCTGGAGAAGCAGACGGACGAGCTGCGTGGCGAGATCGCCGTGCTGGAGGCCACCGTGCAGAACAACCAGGACGAGCGCCGCGCCCTGCTGGAGAG GTGTGTGAAAGGTGAGGGGGAGATTGAAAAGTTGCAGACCAAAGTAGTGGAGCTGAGGAGAAAACTAGATGATACAACAGCAGCCATGCAGGAGCTGGGCAGAGAGAACCAGTCcttacag aTCAAACAGTCGCAGTCGCTCACGCGGAAGTGGGCAGAAGATAACGAGGTGCAGAGCTGCATgggctgtgggaggggcttctcCGTCACCATCCGCAAG CACCACTGTCGCCACTGCGGGAACATCTTCTGTGCAGAGTGCTCGTGTAGGAATGCCCTGACGCCCTCCTCCAAGAAGCCCGTCCGAGTGTGTGAGGCATGCTACGAGGAGCTTCAGGGCTGA